The following is a genomic window from Nitrospirota bacterium.
TGCCGTTGGAACCGGTCGCCAGACACAGAATGAAAGGATCGGTCAAGCCTTCGTTCACGGGAGTCCAAATCCCTCCGCGATTATCGCTGCGGAAAATGCCCATGCCGAACGACCCGGCGAACACGGTTTCCTTGCCGACCGTGGTCATCGCTTGAATGCTCACCGCGGACGCGGACGGCTCAGCCGGTCGGCTGACTTCCCAAACCTGCGGCGTTTGCGCTCGATGAAGACTTCCCGCATGCACGGTCGACTCTTCCTCGGCCCGCATCGAGCCGAGGGCGACACCGGCCAACAGGCTGATGCCCAACCCGAGCGAGCCGATCACACGACCACGCCAACCGTTGCGCACCATCTTGTTCATCATTGCACCCGATGTCCCGCCGTGCCCATCGGCACCGCGGCCTCCGCCGGCGCAGGCCCTTCCGCCGCCGGAATCCGGCCGAACAACCTGGCGCCGACGATCCCCACCTCATACAACACTATCAGCGGCACGGCCATCAACAACATGGTAAACAGGGTCGCGTCCGGAGTGACGACGGCCGACAAGATCAGCGCGACCATCACGGCGTGCTTCCGATAGGACGCCAGCGTGGCGGCCGATACCGCGCCGACGCGGGCCAACAAGGTCAGCACGAGCGGCAGCTCGAACGCGCAGCCGAAGACGAGCAGGAACTTGACGTTGAAATCGATATACATGCCGACGGCCAGCTCCGGCGTGATGTCCCGGTCCATTCCGAAGCCGACGAAGAACTCGATGACCAGCGGCAGAATCACGAGGTTGCAGAAGACCAACCCCAATCCGAACAGGCAGCCGGCCAGGAGAAACAGCGGAATCGCCAGGCGCTGTTCCTCCGGCAGCAAAGCCGGCTCGATGAATTTCCAAAAGTGATAGAAGATGACCGGCAAGCTCAGAACGAAACCCGCCAGGAATGACACCTTGACCGAAGCGAACAGGGCTTCAGCCGGCCCGTAGAAGACCAAGGCGTTGGGGAACGGTCGATTCAGCCATTCGATAATTTCGGCCGAATAGGCGAACGTCAAGACGAACGCCACCGCCAGGGTGGCGGCGATGATCGCAAGCCGTCGTTTGACCGTCCGTAGGTGGGCCGCTAACGGTGGAAGCACGGCGGACAGAACCTCCCCTTCCTCGGCCGTCCGGCTTCGTTCCGTCGGCCTGGCAGGCAGCGTGCTGACCTGGCGCACAGGTCAGTGTGTCGCGGAGTGCAGTTCCTTTTCGCGATAGAGGCGGATGAGCTCCGCCATCTTGTCCTTTTTCGCCAGCTTCTCCTTCTGAATCTGCTTCTTCAGAAGCTCTTCTGACGGGGTCAGCACGTGCCGTTTCTGGAGTTCGGCCAATTCAGCATCGAGTCGGTGGTGAGATTCTTCAAGCTCCCGGAATTCGCTGCTGGATTGGCGCAACCGCTCAGCAATCGAACCGTCCGTCAGCATATCGCACCTCCTGGTTGAGTAAGAAAACGCGAACCCGGCCCTCCAGCGGCCGGCTTCTCGATCTGACTTTACGGCGCCGCTTCGACGACCAGCGGCTCCATGTGCATCAGCACCGCGTCCTCCACGGGATCGGTATAGTACCGAGCCCTGGTCGAAAACGGGCGGAACCCCATCCGCTCGTACAACGCGCGCGCGGCGCGGTTCGACGCCCTGACCTCCAGCACAGCGCGCACCGCACCCGCCGCCATCCCGATCCCCAGAGCCCGCGACACCAAGGCGGTCGCGATTCCTCGGCGTCGCTCCGCTTCGATCACCGCCAAGTTCATCAACCGCACTTCGTCGAACACGATCCAGAAGCACAGATAGCCGACGATGGTTTTGGCCATCGCGTCGCGGTTCACCAATCTGGCGACCAGAAACCGGGCGAACGGATTGCCGGTCAACTCCGCTTCGAACATTTTGCGACTCCAGGGTGCGGAGAAGCAAGCCTCTTCGATCCGCAACAGATCCGGCAACATCTCCGGAGAAGCCGGCTCGATCACGAGAGACCCGCTGATCAGGCTGGAAGCGCTCTCATTCATGACGGCCGAAGGATGGAGATGATCGGGCGTCGTGTCCGCTTGCGACCAATCCCTTGTTGAATGACCCGCTGGTTCTTGGTCACCGAACCGGCCGGACGTCGCTCGTACTTGATCTCGGCCTCCGCACGCTGGACATAGCGAGGGGCCACGCCGAGACCGGCCACGTCGCCGCGGGAAAGCCGCTCCAACCCGGCCAGCCCGATACTCACCGCCGAGGGACGTATGGCCTCGGCCGGTCCCTCGCGCAGGAGCGAGGCCCGGTCGGCCAGTGCCTGACGAATGTCCACAGCGTACCGCGGCCACCCGTCCCCCAACACGAGGGTCGGCTCTGTGATGTCCCGTCCGATCAGAGTCGGCGGCCCGACCCGTTCTTCCGCAAGCTGTCGCAACGTCCCCTCAACGCTCCACCGGTACAGGGCCCAGTACACCTCGCCGGT
Proteins encoded in this region:
- a CDS encoding YdcH family protein — its product is MLTDGSIAERLRQSSSEFRELEESHHRLDAELAELQKRHVLTPSEELLKKQIQKEKLAKKDKMAELIRLYREKELHSATH
- the rimI gene encoding ribosomal protein S18-alanine N-acetyltransferase, coding for MNESASSLISGSLVIEPASPEMLPDLLRIEEACFSAPWSRKMFEAELTGNPFARFLVARLVNRDAMAKTIVGYLCFWIVFDEVRLMNLAVIEAERRRGIATALVSRALGIGMAAGAVRAVLEVRASNRAARALYERMGFRPFSTRARYYTDPVEDAVLMHMEPLVVEAAP
- the tsaB gene encoding tRNA (adenosine(37)-N6)-threonylcarbamoyltransferase complex dimerization subunit type 1 TsaB yields the protein MKILAVETATAWQSVAILEGERVLARSDRDAEGSHARWLVPTVDRLLASTHLELARLDGLAVSIGPGSFTGLRVGLATMLGFRAVTGLPLAVVPTLEGLVWNLRGTALPICPILKSRTGEVYWALYRWSVEGTLRQLAEERVGPPTLIGRDITEPTLVLGDGWPRYAVDIRQALADRASLLREGPAEAIRPSAVSIGLAGLERLSRGDVAGLGVAPRYVQRAEAEIKYERRPAGSVTKNQRVIQQGIGRKRTRRPIISILRPS
- the tatC gene encoding twin-arginine translocase subunit TatC gives rise to the protein MLPPLAAHLRTVKRRLAIIAATLAVAFVLTFAYSAEIIEWLNRPFPNALVFYGPAEALFASVKVSFLAGFVLSLPVIFYHFWKFIEPALLPEEQRLAIPLFLLAGCLFGLGLVFCNLVILPLVIEFFVGFGMDRDITPELAVGMYIDFNVKFLLVFGCAFELPLVLTLLARVGAVSAATLASYRKHAVMVALILSAVVTPDATLFTMLLMAVPLIVLYEVGIVGARLFGRIPAAEGPAPAEAAVPMGTAGHRVQ